From Staphylococcus delphini, one genomic window encodes:
- the addB gene encoding helicase-exonuclease AddAB subunit AddB: MFRTLLGRAGTGKSTQMLAEIKDKMKAQPIGHPIIMITPMQGTYLYEQALVKDTALLGSVRTEVLHFERLGHRIIQELGGVHEKRLSSIAIEMMIYDILQEAQTELKLYRSQVGYMGFSTKVREQIQDFEKYAVTPEMVSEMATDAHLEPRTRHKLHDIGLIYEKLQARMSSEYITGEAMMNRLVTLIPQSKWLKQADIYIDGFHNFSTQEYQLIEALVKHVKSVTVALTTNGDQDVLSMFRKPSESLRHFEEMAHRVGQPLERLYFHTQQRFKAPSLTVLEQQFDALQPESHHAADDGVRILEAPTTREEVNEVARAILRDVREKQYRYQDIAILYRDSSYVYLLDAILPQYDIPYNIDVKKSMTHHPIMEMLRALIEVLQTEWQFEPLMRLLKTNVLTQTIPDSAYLVHLLENFAIERGIYGKRWLDPQYFELNQFRKMGIRPNDPLTEEETATFERVIDLKTKVFNQLLKFEEKLAQGSNAKAFATYFYETMEDFELPNQLMTQRDMLDEQGQHEAAEEIDQIWNGLIHVLDDVVTVFGDRDMTLMRFLEVLDVGLNELEFSMIPQTLDQVTIGTMDLAKVDNKKHVYMVGMNDGVMPQAINGSGLISDNEKKAFETHAGVQLSPTSDILQMDEAFVCYFAMTRVTEAVTFSYSLMDASGAEREKSPFLNDIRQMFRNLDIIQLTHQHARDTLSLIEHPHQTKVHLFEAFKTWLDEGLISDTWFTTYAVMAQYPQLNDGLTHLKSALTYNNDTVQLDAELTAQLYGKAIHASVSRFEGYQNCPFKHYTSHGLRLNERTKYQLQNFDLGTIFHDVLKYIAEKVEGRFNQLTELQIAQLTNDALETLLPHVQFNLLNSTSYYRYLSQRIGAIVQATLYAMKYQTSHSQFKPIAFEKSFRKSPKDASELKAETLYTSQGMPIYIRGQIDRIDTYQKDNKSFVNIIDYKSSSSSASLDLVKVYYGLQMQMMTYMDIALQNKERLGLVEEVKPGGFLYMYVHQFRDEKRAWNDIEAAKLDEAFLKSYQLQGLLNNDVDVLEAYDERLTAGFKSDIVPLGMKKDGSLNATSKVADEATIYKLIQHNKQNFVDIASRIMDGHNEVAPMQYRNHLPCQYCQYQAVCHVDSMIDSPKYRRVDEKIKPLEILAAEEEEDEV, from the coding sequence ATGTTTCGAACACTTTTAGGTCGTGCTGGAACGGGCAAAAGTACACAGATGTTAGCAGAAATTAAAGACAAAATGAAAGCACAACCGATAGGGCATCCTATCATTATGATTACTCCGATGCAAGGGACGTATTTGTATGAACAAGCACTCGTCAAAGACACCGCATTGTTAGGGAGTGTGCGTACAGAAGTGTTGCACTTTGAACGACTGGGTCATCGCATTATCCAAGAATTAGGTGGCGTGCATGAAAAACGTTTGTCGTCGATTGCTATTGAAATGATGATTTACGATATTTTACAAGAAGCACAAACAGAGTTGAAGTTGTATCGCTCACAAGTAGGTTATATGGGATTTAGTACAAAAGTGCGGGAACAAATTCAAGATTTCGAAAAATATGCTGTCACTCCTGAGATGGTTTCGGAAATGGCTACCGATGCGCACCTTGAACCACGCACCCGTCATAAGTTACACGACATTGGGTTGATTTATGAAAAACTGCAAGCCCGTATGTCTTCGGAATATATTACCGGGGAAGCGATGATGAATCGACTTGTCACGCTCATTCCACAGTCGAAGTGGCTCAAACAAGCAGACATATACATAGATGGGTTTCATAACTTTTCGACTCAAGAATATCAACTGATCGAAGCTTTAGTGAAGCATGTGAAGTCTGTGACGGTAGCATTAACGACAAACGGCGATCAAGATGTATTAAGTATGTTTCGTAAGCCGTCTGAGTCGTTACGTCATTTTGAAGAGATGGCTCACCGTGTTGGTCAACCACTCGAACGCCTGTATTTTCATACGCAGCAACGATTCAAAGCACCGTCATTAACCGTGTTAGAGCAGCAGTTTGACGCATTACAACCTGAAAGTCATCATGCAGCGGACGATGGGGTTCGCATACTAGAAGCACCGACGACACGTGAAGAGGTCAATGAAGTAGCACGTGCGATTTTAAGAGATGTGCGTGAAAAACAGTACCGTTATCAAGATATTGCAATTTTGTATCGTGATTCGTCGTATGTCTATTTGTTAGATGCAATTTTGCCACAATATGATATTCCGTACAATATTGACGTCAAAAAATCGATGACACACCATCCGATTATGGAAATGTTGCGTGCATTAATCGAAGTGTTGCAAACAGAATGGCAGTTTGAACCGTTGATGCGTTTGTTGAAAACGAATGTCTTAACCCAAACGATTCCAGATAGTGCCTATTTAGTCCATTTGTTGGAAAACTTTGCGATAGAACGAGGGATTTATGGCAAACGTTGGCTCGATCCACAATATTTTGAACTGAATCAATTCCGTAAAATGGGTATCCGACCGAACGATCCATTGACGGAAGAAGAGACGGCTACATTTGAACGTGTGATCGATTTGAAAACGAAAGTGTTTAATCAATTGTTGAAATTTGAAGAAAAATTAGCACAAGGTTCAAATGCCAAAGCTTTTGCGACGTATTTTTATGAAACGATGGAAGATTTTGAACTGCCCAATCAGTTGATGACGCAGCGGGATATGTTAGATGAGCAAGGTCAACATGAAGCAGCAGAAGAAATTGACCAGATTTGGAACGGGTTGATTCACGTGTTGGATGATGTTGTGACCGTGTTTGGTGACCGTGATATGACGTTAATGCGCTTTTTAGAAGTGTTAGATGTCGGTTTGAACGAACTCGAATTTTCAATGATTCCACAAACGTTAGATCAAGTGACGATTGGGACGATGGATTTAGCGAAAGTGGATAATAAAAAGCACGTGTATATGGTCGGAATGAATGATGGTGTGATGCCCCAAGCGATTAACGGTTCTGGTTTGATCTCAGACAATGAAAAGAAAGCATTTGAAACACATGCGGGTGTACAGTTGAGCCCGACATCCGATATTTTACAAATGGATGAAGCATTCGTTTGTTATTTCGCGATGACACGTGTGACAGAAGCGGTGACCTTCTCATACAGTTTGATGGATGCGAGTGGTGCAGAACGAGAAAAAAGTCCGTTTTTAAATGATATCCGTCAAATGTTCCGTAACTTAGACATCATCCAACTGACACACCAACACGCACGTGACACATTATCACTTATCGAACATCCACATCAAACGAAAGTGCATCTGTTTGAAGCATTTAAAACGTGGTTAGATGAAGGATTGATTTCAGATACATGGTTTACGACTTATGCTGTGATGGCGCAATATCCACAACTCAATGACGGTCTGACACATTTGAAATCAGCACTGACTTACAATAATGATACCGTACAATTAGATGCAGAGTTGACGGCACAGCTCTACGGTAAAGCAATTCATGCGAGTGTGTCCCGTTTTGAAGGGTACCAAAATTGTCCATTTAAACATTATACGTCACACGGTTTGAGGCTCAATGAACGGACAAAATATCAACTTCAAAATTTTGACCTAGGGACAATTTTCCATGACGTTTTGAAATATATCGCTGAAAAGGTTGAAGGGCGTTTTAATCAATTGACAGAACTTCAAATTGCGCAATTGACGAACGACGCATTAGAAACCTTATTACCACACGTACAGTTTAATTTGTTGAACTCAACGTCGTATTATCGTTATTTATCACAACGTATCGGTGCAATAGTTCAAGCGACATTATATGCGATGAAGTATCAAACGTCGCATTCTCAATTTAAACCGATCGCATTTGAAAAGTCGTTCCGTAAATCACCGAAAGATGCATCCGAACTGAAAGCAGAAACGTTGTATACGTCACAAGGTATGCCGATTTATATTCGTGGCCAAATTGACCGTATTGATACGTACCAAAAAGATAATAAAAGTTTCGTCAATATTATCGATTACAAATCATCATCTTCAAGCGCATCACTCGATTTAGTGAAAGTGTATTACGGCTTGCAAATGCAAATGATGACCTATATGGATATCGCGCTTCAAAATAAGGAACGTTTAGGTTTGGTGGAAGAAGTGAAACCAGGCGGCTTTTTATACATGTACGTGCATCAGTTTAGAGATGAAAAGCGTGCGTGGAATGATATCGAAGCGGCCAAGTTAGATGAAGCCTTTTTGAAGTCGTATCAATTACAAGGGTTGCTCAACAATGATGTAGATGTATTAGAAGCGTATGATGAAAGATTGACAGCGGGCTTTAAATCAGACATCGTGCCACTCGGTATGAAAAAAGATGGCAGTTTAAATGCGACGAGTAAAGTGGCGGATGAAGCAACCATTTATAAACTGATCCAACATAATAAGCAAAACTTTGTGGATATCGCAAGTCGTATTATGGATGGACATAACGAAGTCGCGCCAATGCAATACCGCAATCATTTGCCATGTCAATATTGTCAATATCAAGCCGTTTGTCACGTAGATAGTATGATTGATAGTCCGAAATACCGTCGAGTGGATGAAAAAATTAAGCCCCTTGAAATACTTGCGGCAGAAGAAGAGGAGGATGAAGTATGA
- the lepB gene encoding signal peptidase I has translation MKKETMEWLLSIGLALLIVGLLYAFVIKPYNIKGDSMDPTLKDGERVIVNKIGKTLGHLDNGNVIVFHADETNDYVKRIIGKPGDHVVYKNDQLYLNGKKVDEPYLDYNLKHKTYEQITGSFDSKDLPGSNGQEQIPKDKYLVLGDNREVSKDSRAFGLIDKDQIVGKVAFRFWPLSEFKINFNPDHTDTQE, from the coding sequence GTGAAAAAAGAGACAATGGAATGGTTGCTGTCTATAGGATTAGCATTATTGATTGTAGGTCTATTGTATGCATTTGTCATTAAACCCTATAACATTAAAGGTGATTCTATGGACCCTACATTAAAAGATGGAGAAAGAGTTATCGTTAACAAAATAGGGAAAACTCTAGGTCATTTAGATAATGGTAATGTCATCGTCTTCCATGCAGATGAAACGAATGACTATGTAAAACGTATTATCGGTAAACCGGGTGATCATGTCGTTTATAAAAATGACCAACTGTACTTAAATGGTAAAAAAGTAGATGAACCTTATTTGGATTATAACCTTAAACATAAAACTTATGAACAAATTACCGGTTCATTTGATTCTAAAGACTTGCCAGGTAGCAACGGTCAGGAACAAATTCCGAAAGATAAATATCTCGTATTAGGTGACAACCGTGAAGTGAGTAAAGATAGCCGTGCTTTTGGGCTTATCGATAAAGATCAAATCGTAGGGAAAGTCGCATTTAGATTCTGGCCATTGAGTGAATTTAAAATTAACTTCAATCCAGATCATACAGATACACAAGAGTAA
- the lepB gene encoding signal peptidase I: protein MKFLIKMTFALISALVVLAVLVLFVVIPYEVKHQNMDTTLQPHDRLLVNKLAPRYNGIHHQDIVVYYADGQYRVGRVIGEAGQSVEFQKGQLYLDHTPVTESYVNQQDQRSWSLKSLPNSESDIIPPNTYLILNDRRDDGVDSRKFGLIKKSTIEGKLWIRYYPFDRITTHF from the coding sequence TTGAAGTTTCTGATAAAGATGACATTCGCTCTCATCAGCGCATTGGTCGTTTTAGCCGTCCTCGTCTTGTTTGTTGTCATCCCATATGAAGTAAAACATCAAAACATGGACACAACACTGCAACCCCATGATCGGCTGTTGGTGAATAAACTCGCACCACGCTACAATGGGATTCATCATCAAGATATCGTTGTCTACTATGCGGATGGTCAGTATCGTGTGGGACGCGTGATTGGAGAAGCGGGGCAATCAGTTGAATTTCAAAAAGGTCAACTGTATTTGGACCATACCCCTGTGACTGAATCGTATGTGAATCAACAAGATCAGCGGTCATGGTCACTGAAATCACTGCCGAATTCAGAAAGTGATATCATACCGCCAAACACGTATTTAATATTAAACGATCGTCGTGATGATGGTGTCGATTCTCGAAAGTTTGGTCTCATTAAGAAATCAACTATTGAAGGTAAGTTATGGATACGTTATTATCCTTTTGATAGAATAACGACTCATTTTTAA
- a CDS encoding glucose-6-phosphate isomerase, with protein MTHIQLDYQKALKFFGQHELDQQQDAVKAIHRTIHEGTGAGSDFLGWVDLPVNYDKEEFSRIKEAAKQVQSHSDVLVVIGIGGSYLGARSAIEMLTPAFKKDSEYPEIIFAGNHLSSSYLQSLIDYLADKDYSVNVISKSGTTTEPAVAFRIFKKLLEEKYGKEEAVKRIFATTDQAKGALKQLATNEGYETFVVPDDVGGRFSVLTAVGLLPIAVAGIDIDAMMGGAAKAREELSSDDLSSNIAYQYASIRNILYNKGYTTEMLINYEPSLQYFNEWWKQLFGESEGKDLKGIYPSSANFTTDLHSLGQYVQEGRRFLIETVLKVENPEHDITIEEDADDLDGLNYLAGKTVDEVNTKAFEGTLLAHTDGGVPNMVVKLPRLDAETYGYVVYFFELAVAMSGYQLGVNPFNQPGVEAYKQNMFALLGKPGFEDKKKDLEARL; from the coding sequence ATGACACATATCCAATTAGATTATCAAAAAGCTTTAAAATTTTTCGGTCAACACGAATTAGATCAGCAACAAGATGCTGTTAAAGCAATTCACCGTACAATTCATGAAGGTACAGGTGCAGGAAGTGACTTCTTAGGATGGGTTGACCTACCAGTTAATTACGATAAAGAAGAATTTTCACGTATTAAAGAAGCAGCTAAACAAGTACAATCACATTCAGACGTACTTGTCGTAATCGGTATTGGTGGTTCGTACCTTGGTGCACGTTCAGCAATCGAAATGTTAACACCAGCATTCAAAAAAGATAGCGAATATCCTGAAATTATTTTTGCGGGTAACCATTTATCATCATCATATTTACAATCACTCATCGACTATTTAGCAGATAAAGACTATTCAGTTAACGTGATTTCAAAATCTGGTACAACGACTGAACCTGCAGTTGCGTTCCGTATTTTCAAAAAATTATTAGAAGAGAAATATGGTAAAGAAGAAGCAGTTAAACGTATTTTTGCAACAACTGACCAAGCTAAAGGTGCATTGAAACAACTTGCGACAAATGAAGGCTACGAAACATTCGTCGTACCTGATGATGTCGGTGGACGTTTCTCAGTATTAACAGCAGTAGGTTTATTACCAATCGCTGTAGCTGGTATTGATATCGATGCAATGATGGGCGGTGCAGCAAAAGCACGTGAAGAATTATCTTCTGACGATTTGTCTTCAAACATTGCATACCAATACGCATCAATCCGTAATATCCTTTACAACAAAGGTTACACTACAGAAATGTTAATTAACTACGAACCATCATTACAATACTTCAATGAATGGTGGAAACAATTATTTGGTGAATCAGAAGGTAAAGACTTAAAAGGGATTTATCCTTCAAGCGCTAACTTTACAACTGACTTACACTCATTAGGTCAATATGTACAAGAAGGCCGTCGTTTCTTAATTGAAACAGTATTAAAAGTAGAAAATCCTGAACACGATATTACAATTGAAGAAGATGCGGATGACTTAGATGGCTTAAACTACTTAGCAGGTAAAACAGTAGATGAAGTTAACACTAAAGCATTCGAAGGAACTTTACTTGCGCATACTGACGGTGGCGTGCCTAACATGGTTGTTAAATTACCTCGTTTAGACGCTGAAACATACGGTTATGTTGTTTACTTCTTTGAATTAGCAGTCGCAATGAGTGGTTACCAATTAGGTGTGAACCCATTCAACCAACCAGGTGTAGAAGCTTATAAACAAAACATGTTTGCATTATTAGGTAAACCTGGATTTGAAGATAAGAAAAAAGATTTAGAAGCACGTCTATAA